One window of uncultured Methanoregula sp. genomic DNA carries:
- a CDS encoding acetyl-CoA decarbonylase/synthase complex subunit delta, with the protein MAYTVPFDWTLPIGEVALGATKAEGGTRKVSYRIGGETTLPFLEGNPASPAPLIVFEICDNPVFWSPIIRNYCGDLTNNVAEWARTAETSYGADLVRLYLTSTRLRNFSDIPLVKKTVETVLSATALPLIIEGSNEPRIDSEVFLACGEAGQGERLLLGTAEAGRYRSIAAAALAFNHSVLAQSPIDINLAKQLNILLREIGVQRDHIIIDPYTGALGYGFEYSYSAMERIHFSALKGDTDLAMPMICSAMDSLTIKEVREADPALQDEMAVQWEFFTGIAAAAAGSEIICVRHPKTIPLLRAAFADMKKGARPAAGVQ; encoded by the coding sequence ATGGCGTATACGGTTCCTTTTGACTGGACTCTGCCGATCGGTGAAGTCGCTCTCGGGGCAACGAAAGCTGAAGGCGGGACCCGCAAAGTCTCCTATCGCATCGGCGGCGAGACAACGCTCCCGTTCCTTGAAGGCAATCCCGCATCGCCCGCACCGCTCATAGTATTCGAGATCTGCGACAACCCGGTCTTCTGGTCGCCCATAATCCGGAATTATTGCGGGGATCTCACGAACAATGTGGCGGAATGGGCCAGAACTGCCGAGACATCCTATGGCGCAGACCTGGTCCGGCTGTACCTCACCAGCACCCGGCTGCGGAATTTCTCCGATATCCCGCTGGTAAAAAAGACCGTCGAGACCGTGCTCTCGGCAACAGCCCTGCCGCTGATCATTGAGGGCAGCAATGAGCCTAGGATCGACAGCGAGGTTTTTTTAGCCTGCGGTGAAGCCGGGCAGGGTGAACGCCTCCTGCTCGGGACTGCAGAAGCCGGCCGGTACCGCAGCATCGCTGCAGCCGCCCTTGCCTTCAACCACTCGGTCCTTGCCCAGTCTCCTATCGATATCAACCTGGCAAAACAGCTCAACATCCTCCTCCGGGAGATAGGCGTCCAGCGCGATCATATCATCATCGACCCGTACACCGGAGCGCTCGGTTACGGGTTCGAGTACTCCTACTCGGCCATGGAGCGGATCCACTTCTCGGCACTCAAAGGCGATACTGACCTTGCCATGCCCATGATCTGCTCGGCCATGGATTCCCTCACCATCAAGGAAGTCCGGGAAGCTGACCCGGCACTGCAGGACGAGATGGCAGTCCAGTGGGAGTTCTTCACCGGCATTGCCGCAGCGGCAGCCGGTTCCGAGATCATCTGTGTCCGGCACCCGAAAACCATCCCGCTCCTCAGAGCGGCATTTGCGGACATGAAGAAAGGCGCCCGGCCGGCCGCGGGAGTGCAGTGA
- a CDS encoding MBL fold metallo-hydrolase: protein MKKFSFVAHMPDTPGSLHRAAEIIKKYDGNINRIQFDRRIDPGTVFYEVTSSDSSYQKITDELASIGYLQTSLKSLDFLKFCVSLPNRPGALYEFLSYTTSAGANIALIDFDDKGRHPDRLTVSLNLEQSAIVDTLLDKLKSLYRLEIIEYDKTGKHLDDTVFYVRYAQAVRDLIGESEDAFLLSFLGETNHIAQELMDRGCNPHQVFESVLATGQTMRATSGEHFYADVQRFRITDTISLYCFQPPCGGSLFIIDAPEERLMIDTCYGIYHHDVMAMLSHYGLGDISRISRIIVTHADADHCGASGFFSAPVHMHHATLEIIRTNNRAYGSRSEASVLEEFYTKMVNLFSKFQVPDDVVCFSEASGITRGIFPVISSVRVSDLELEVLDGLGGHTCGQVFLYSKEHGLIFAADSVINFASMTKERADYSSLAAFLVTSVNVDSDRAKQERVALLALAEETDKALAPAGKRCLICGGHGAVSVVNLGKLAAYGEIERYNAGNVS, encoded by the coding sequence GTGAAGAAATTCTCATTTGTCGCACATATGCCGGATACCCCGGGTTCTCTCCACCGGGCGGCAGAGATCATAAAAAAATATGATGGCAATATCAACCGGATCCAGTTCGATCGCCGCATTGATCCCGGCACGGTTTTTTATGAAGTGACTTCGTCCGATTCATCGTACCAGAAAATTACAGATGAGCTTGCATCTATCGGGTACCTGCAGACCTCGCTGAAATCCCTGGATTTCCTGAAATTCTGTGTATCCCTTCCCAACCGGCCGGGCGCACTCTATGAGTTCCTGAGTTACACTACTTCCGCAGGAGCCAATATTGCTCTCATCGACTTTGATGACAAGGGCCGGCACCCGGACCGGCTCACGGTCAGTCTCAATCTTGAGCAGAGCGCAATTGTCGACACCCTTCTCGACAAACTTAAAAGCCTGTACCGTCTGGAAATTATCGAGTACGACAAGACCGGAAAACACCTTGACGATACGGTTTTTTACGTCCGGTACGCCCAGGCAGTCCGGGACCTGATCGGGGAATCCGAAGATGCATTCCTGCTCTCATTCCTTGGTGAGACCAACCACATAGCACAGGAACTTATGGATCGGGGATGCAACCCCCACCAGGTCTTTGAGAGTGTTCTTGCTACCGGGCAGACCATGCGGGCAACTTCCGGTGAACATTTTTACGCAGATGTCCAGCGGTTCCGGATAACGGACACAATTTCCCTCTACTGTTTCCAGCCCCCGTGTGGCGGGAGCCTGTTCATTATCGATGCTCCGGAAGAGCGGCTGATGATCGATACCTGTTATGGTATCTATCATCATGATGTCATGGCAATGCTCTCGCATTACGGCCTCGGGGATATATCCCGGATTTCCCGCATTATTGTCACGCATGCTGATGCCGATCACTGCGGGGCATCCGGGTTTTTCTCAGCACCGGTTCACATGCACCATGCAACACTCGAGATCATCCGGACCAATAACCGGGCGTACGGGTCCCGGAGCGAAGCATCGGTTCTCGAAGAATTCTATACCAAGATGGTGAACCTCTTCTCGAAATTCCAGGTCCCGGACGATGTTGTGTGTTTCTCTGAGGCTTCCGGCATCACCCGGGGCATTTTCCCGGTGATAAGCTCTGTCCGGGTTAGCGATCTCGAGCTGGAAGTTCTTGACGGTCTCGGAGGGCATACCTGCGGCCAAGTATTCCTGTACTCTAAGGAGCACGGCCTCATCTTTGCCGCCGACAGCGTGATTAACTTCGCGAGCATGACAAAAGAGCGGGCTGACTACAGTTCGCTTGCTGCATTCCTTGTTACGTCCGTGAATGTTGACAGCGACCGGGCAAAACAGGAGCGCGTTGCACTCCTTGCCCTTGCAGAAGAGACCGACAAGGCTCTTGCCCCTGCCGGAAAACGCTGCCTCATCTGCGGAGGGCACGGGGCGGTGTCTGTTGTGAACCTGGGGAAGCTTGCGGCGTACGGGGAAATTGAGCGGTACAATGCCGGGAACGTGTCATGA
- the acsC gene encoding acetyl-CoA decarbonylase/synthase complex subunit gamma produces the protein MALKALDIYKLLPKKNCKECGDPTCLTFAMKLAGGKADVDLCPYLSDEAKSVLGATTRPPIRRVKIGVGERSFAVGEEFVLYRHEKTFYHPPGIIFKVRDTQTADEITAVTRRVRDETFTRVGSDLRFSGIAIENVSGSAETFARAVATVEGVGAHLPPVLISRDPAALKAALVHCGTYRPLIHAATAENYKEYAALAKQHGCPLVIRSDTLEGLAQLVKDCTAEGVADLILDLAPATLGDFVVRSTGIRQLAITRTAPEFGYPVYLDTTKTGSENAAIALGIVKYASIIVTSPLSPGPAKAALTLRQNIYTDPQKPIQMNPGLYRVGTPDKDSPVLMTVNFSLTFFTLQGYLESSRVPCYMLIVDTEGLSVLTAVAAGKLSEMLVRDSIKKFSVENEVSHRKLIIPGYASPLSGRIEDATGWKVLVGPRDAAEIGEFLHEEWKN, from the coding sequence ATGGCACTCAAGGCGCTCGATATCTACAAGCTCCTGCCCAAGAAGAACTGCAAAGAATGCGGCGACCCCACCTGCCTCACCTTTGCCATGAAACTGGCCGGAGGTAAAGCGGACGTGGACCTCTGTCCGTACCTGAGCGACGAGGCCAAATCCGTGCTTGGGGCAACAACCCGGCCGCCGATCCGGCGCGTTAAGATCGGGGTCGGGGAACGCTCGTTTGCCGTGGGCGAGGAATTTGTCCTGTACCGGCACGAAAAGACCTTCTACCACCCACCGGGCATAATATTCAAGGTCCGCGATACCCAGACCGCTGATGAAATTACAGCTGTGACCCGGCGGGTGCGGGACGAGACCTTCACCCGCGTAGGCTCCGATCTCCGTTTCAGCGGCATTGCTATCGAGAACGTGAGCGGTTCGGCAGAAACCTTTGCCCGGGCAGTTGCCACGGTCGAGGGTGTGGGAGCGCATCTCCCCCCTGTTCTCATCTCCCGCGACCCGGCCGCACTCAAGGCTGCACTGGTGCACTGCGGAACGTACCGCCCCCTTATCCACGCGGCAACCGCGGAGAATTACAAAGAGTATGCGGCGCTCGCAAAACAGCACGGGTGCCCGCTCGTGATCCGGTCAGATACCCTAGAAGGTCTGGCGCAGCTTGTGAAGGACTGCACTGCGGAAGGTGTTGCGGATCTCATCCTGGACCTTGCGCCGGCAACCCTTGGTGACTTTGTTGTCCGCTCTACCGGCATCCGGCAGCTCGCCATTACAAGAACTGCACCGGAATTCGGGTACCCGGTCTATCTCGATACAACAAAAACGGGAAGCGAGAACGCGGCAATTGCGCTCGGCATTGTCAAGTACGCTTCCATAATTGTCACTAGCCCACTAAGTCCCGGGCCCGCGAAAGCAGCGCTCACCCTTCGCCAGAACATCTATACCGATCCCCAGAAGCCAATCCAGATGAACCCCGGGCTGTACCGCGTAGGCACACCCGACAAGGATTCACCGGTGCTCATGACCGTGAACTTCTCGCTCACGTTCTTCACGCTCCAGGGTTATCTGGAATCCTCCCGGGTCCCATGCTACATGCTGATCGTGGATACGGAAGGGCTCTCGGTCCTGACCGCAGTTGCGGCCGGTAAACTGAGCGAGATGCTGGTTCGGGACTCTATTAAAAAATTCAGCGTTGAGAACGAGGTCTCACACCGGAAACTGATCATCCCCGGGTATGCATCCCCGCTCTCCGGGAGAATCGAAGACGCTACCGGCTGGAAAGTTCTTGTCGGCCCCCGCGATGCTGCCGAGATCGGCGAGTTCCTGCACGAGGAGTGGAAGAACTAA
- a CDS encoding ASKHA domain-containing protein, whose product MRTVTFLPSYRKVEVPRGTTILDAAQKAGLNMNVVCGGQGKCGKCVVYIQSGKAEFDRQKYGRFFTEAELQKGACLACESLVQGDLHVVVPEHTLIQEQKILVEGLEQAIDFRPSVRKYYVELQPPTLSDPSPDLSRLLWGIQKNGGPVAELMYAPLEMLRVIPGLLRHSEWKVTATIGLVPGGYRLIDLQENDTSKRVFGAAVDLGSTTVVVYLWDLVTGKTVCVASNYNKQISCGEDILARVNFARKNGLVKLQALAAESINQALTTASNSAGIDREDIYEVIVAGNTVMTHMLLGIDPAYMIAEPYVPVVRRALSITASRIGITVNPNGGVFVFPAVSDFIGGDIIADILACGMSERDEISLLIDIGTNFEVVLGNKEWMFSCAGAAGPALEGGEVLFGMRANPGAIEKLTIDPVTLNPKYSTINGIKPRGICGSGLIDLLAELLCTCVIDRTGRINTSITNPRIRTTGHFPEFVIAWAKETEIDKDIVITENDIKNLIMSKASIHAACVTLMKQAGVSRFEITTIYFAGAFGNYIDKKNATIIGLIPEIPFEQIKNMGNGAVAGANIALINRRTRKFLDDIAFKIAYIELNAENSFMDEYTSSTFLPHTDLTLFPMVQKLVESCRLRKE is encoded by the coding sequence ATGCGTACCGTCACATTCCTCCCGAGTTACCGCAAGGTGGAGGTCCCCCGGGGCACAACCATTCTTGATGCTGCCCAGAAAGCCGGCCTGAACATGAACGTGGTCTGCGGCGGCCAGGGCAAATGCGGCAAGTGCGTTGTTTATATCCAGTCTGGCAAAGCCGAGTTTGACCGGCAGAAATACGGCCGCTTCTTCACCGAGGCCGAACTCCAGAAGGGTGCCTGCCTTGCCTGTGAATCCCTGGTACAGGGCGACCTCCATGTTGTTGTCCCCGAGCACACGCTCATCCAGGAGCAGAAGATCCTGGTGGAAGGGCTCGAACAGGCAATCGATTTCCGGCCTTCTGTCAGGAAATATTATGTCGAACTCCAGCCCCCGACCCTGAGCGACCCGTCCCCTGACCTCTCCCGGCTTCTCTGGGGCATCCAGAAGAACGGCGGACCGGTGGCCGAGTTGATGTACGCACCGCTCGAAATGCTCCGCGTGATCCCGGGCCTTCTCCGGCACAGCGAATGGAAGGTGACTGCAACCATAGGTCTCGTACCCGGTGGATACCGGTTGATCGATCTCCAGGAGAACGACACCTCGAAACGTGTTTTCGGGGCAGCGGTCGATCTCGGGTCAACAACGGTCGTGGTTTATCTCTGGGACCTGGTAACCGGCAAGACCGTCTGCGTTGCCTCGAATTACAACAAGCAGATCAGCTGCGGCGAGGATATCCTTGCCCGGGTGAACTTCGCCCGGAAGAACGGCCTCGTCAAGCTCCAGGCACTCGCTGCCGAGAGCATCAACCAGGCCCTCACTACGGCGTCCAACTCTGCCGGGATCGACCGGGAAGACATCTATGAAGTGATCGTTGCCGGTAACACGGTCATGACCCACATGCTCCTCGGGATCGACCCGGCGTACATGATTGCCGAACCGTATGTCCCGGTCGTGCGCAGGGCGCTCTCGATTACTGCCAGCAGGATCGGCATCACGGTCAACCCGAACGGAGGGGTCTTTGTCTTCCCCGCGGTCAGCGATTTTATCGGTGGCGACATCATTGCCGATATCCTTGCCTGCGGCATGAGCGAGCGGGACGAGATCTCGCTCCTCATCGATATCGGGACCAATTTCGAGGTTGTGCTCGGCAACAAGGAGTGGATGTTCTCCTGTGCCGGTGCTGCCGGTCCTGCCCTTGAAGGCGGCGAGGTGCTCTTTGGCATGAGGGCAAACCCGGGCGCCATCGAGAAACTCACCATCGACCCGGTCACGCTCAACCCGAAATACTCCACCATCAATGGGATCAAACCCCGGGGGATATGCGGGTCCGGGCTCATCGACCTGCTCGCCGAGCTCCTCTGCACCTGCGTGATCGACCGTACCGGACGGATCAACACGAGCATCACGAACCCGCGTATCCGCACAACCGGTCATTTTCCGGAGTTTGTTATTGCATGGGCAAAAGAGACCGAGATCGATAAAGACATCGTGATCACCGAGAACGATATCAAGAACCTCATCATGAGCAAGGCTTCCATTCATGCGGCCTGCGTAACGCTGATGAAACAGGCAGGTGTATCCAGGTTCGAGATCACCACCATCTACTTTGCCGGGGCATTCGGGAATTACATTGACAAGAAGAACGCCACCATCATCGGGCTCATCCCCGAGATCCCGTTCGAACAGATCAAGAATATGGGAAACGGGGCCGTGGCAGGCGCAAATATTGCCCTCATCAACCGCAGGACCAGGAAATTCCTCGATGATATCGCCTTCAAGATCGCCTACATCGAACTCAATGCCGAGAACTCATTCATGGACGAATACACATCAAGCACCTTCCTCCCCCACACCGATCTCACTCTGTTTCCCATGGTGCAGAAGCTTGTCGAGAGCTGCCGGCTCCGGAAGGAGTGA
- the acsB gene encoding acetyl-CoA decarbonylase/synthase complex subunit alpha/beta: MIRRILTMTDVELARKNGEEHLKSKISAIRNTFSYEDTAYHLPISYALTGIAVHEPKAVAEVYAKTANNPLVASECLLAETTAGKGKEPEPYTGFINDTVIRKLGYSLVDGSILGMALVIGKPAGAGSAAAICRELQEKYMLTFLAGDVVPILSGAGVKLGLEYRLIPLGSTPSYGIHFVDIIARVAMMFGGVTPGDTSRLLAYAAERAKAIVIVFPGLSDEEIAFADGMRVLGFPILTLGGYEGGSWIAATAETVVSSGMEEKGIKVNVTAIPIPMGCSPAFEGKSIRKEEMYVEFGGGRSPAFELLRLRQPGEITDGQVTVIGPEIESMKEGSANPLGILIEVSGKNMKKDYEPVLERRIHNFVNYGEGSWHVAQRDLIWVRISKEAVAKGVRIEHIGKLLASKFRMDFPQLLDAVAVTLITDTAKVVEAKAEAEKVYAERDDRIKGMKDDDVSTYYSCTLCQTFAPNHVCVITPERPALCGAISWLDGKIAFEMSPSGANQPIEKGAVINLQNGEFEGVNRFVKKASHGEIAQCSLYSVMEYPMTCCGCFEAIALMLPEVNGIMVVNREFKGITPSGMTFSTLAGTIGGGAQTPGFAGISKNYILSERFLQGEGGIERLVWMPSPLKEELKVRLEKRLKEAGHPDLFDKIADETTAETIENLMVFLEKVKHPALGMKPLV, from the coding sequence ATGATAAGAAGGATACTGACGATGACTGACGTGGAACTGGCCAGGAAAAACGGCGAGGAACACCTGAAATCAAAGATTTCAGCAATCCGGAATACTTTCTCTTATGAGGACACTGCATACCACCTCCCCATCTCTTACGCGCTGACCGGCATTGCTGTTCACGAGCCAAAGGCCGTCGCGGAAGTGTATGCGAAGACGGCGAACAACCCCCTCGTTGCTTCCGAGTGCCTGCTGGCAGAGACCACTGCAGGAAAGGGTAAGGAGCCCGAGCCATATACGGGATTCATCAACGATACGGTCATCCGCAAGCTGGGATATTCGCTTGTTGACGGGAGCATACTTGGCATGGCGCTCGTGATCGGGAAACCGGCCGGCGCCGGAAGTGCTGCTGCCATCTGCCGGGAGCTGCAGGAAAAGTACATGCTCACGTTTCTTGCCGGCGATGTTGTCCCCATCCTGTCCGGAGCCGGTGTAAAACTTGGCCTTGAATACCGGCTCATCCCGCTCGGATCCACGCCATCGTATGGTATCCATTTTGTTGATATCATCGCCCGTGTCGCCATGATGTTTGGCGGCGTCACGCCAGGGGATACCAGCCGCCTGCTTGCCTATGCGGCCGAGCGGGCAAAAGCCATTGTCATCGTCTTCCCGGGATTATCGGACGAGGAGATTGCCTTTGCCGATGGCATGCGGGTTCTCGGCTTTCCCATTCTGACCCTCGGGGGCTATGAGGGCGGCTCGTGGATTGCGGCAACCGCGGAAACCGTTGTCAGCAGCGGTATGGAAGAGAAGGGAATCAAGGTCAACGTTACCGCTATTCCCATCCCGATGGGATGTTCCCCGGCCTTTGAGGGAAAGAGCATCCGGAAAGAAGAGATGTACGTGGAGTTTGGCGGAGGCCGGTCGCCGGCCTTCGAGCTGCTCCGGCTCCGGCAGCCCGGTGAAATTACTGATGGGCAGGTAACAGTCATCGGTCCCGAGATCGAGTCCATGAAGGAAGGTTCCGCAAACCCTCTCGGAATCCTCATCGAGGTTTCCGGCAAGAACATGAAGAAGGATTACGAGCCGGTGCTTGAGCGCAGGATTCACAATTTCGTCAATTATGGCGAAGGCTCCTGGCATGTTGCCCAGCGGGATCTCATCTGGGTCAGGATCTCCAAGGAGGCGGTTGCAAAAGGAGTCAGGATCGAGCACATCGGCAAACTCCTGGCAAGCAAATTCCGCATGGACTTTCCCCAGCTCCTCGATGCCGTTGCTGTCACCCTGATCACGGACACTGCAAAAGTTGTCGAGGCAAAAGCGGAAGCCGAGAAGGTATATGCAGAGCGTGACGACCGCATCAAGGGGATGAAGGACGATGATGTCAGCACCTATTACTCCTGCACGCTCTGCCAGACATTTGCGCCAAACCATGTCTGCGTGATCACTCCCGAACGCCCGGCACTCTGTGGCGCTATCAGCTGGCTCGACGGCAAGATTGCTTTTGAGATGTCACCGTCCGGTGCAAACCAGCCCATTGAGAAAGGGGCAGTTATCAATCTCCAGAACGGCGAGTTCGAGGGCGTCAACCGGTTTGTCAAGAAGGCAAGCCATGGCGAGATTGCGCAGTGTTCGCTCTACAGCGTAATGGAATACCCCATGACCTGCTGCGGCTGTTTCGAGGCAATCGCACTCATGCTGCCGGAAGTGAACGGGATCATGGTCGTGAACCGGGAGTTCAAGGGAATTACGCCGTCCGGCATGACGTTCTCAACACTTGCCGGCACCATTGGCGGGGGAGCCCAGACCCCCGGCTTTGCCGGGATATCCAAGAACTATATCCTTTCCGAGCGGTTCCTGCAGGGAGAGGGCGGGATCGAGCGGCTGGTATGGATGCCCTCGCCGCTCAAGGAAGAACTGAAAGTCAGGCTTGAGAAGAGGCTGAAGGAAGCCGGCCATCCCGACCTCTTCGATAAGATTGCTGACGAGACAACCGCTGAAACCATCGAGAACCTCATGGTCTTCCTCGAAAAGGTGAAGCACCCGGCTCTTGGCATGAAGCCCCTGGTGTGA
- a CDS encoding PEGA domain-containing protein, with product MLIVPPVLADIPKTVPAITDTMSIAYRGNGGYYIGNTIILDGKDTAGNVTLLKITGPGLPAEGVPLYDMNGQAGSGNSVDVNSDGTWKFVWYTANINGIEKLQTARYTLSATDLANPDNVAATSIFLKKADFSVIASPDTLQKGEYVELSGNAENGVSTVRIDVTDLSGNVLRTFESAVSASGYFNSGFHADMSPGQYYVVITNPVLKKSSRIVLTIIGPQQTGSSVLTTPVPSLVIPVTAMPTAAVSGIPAGSTGTLTITSVPSGATVSVDSNPAGVTPAVLSNLPVGTHQVEIRSPDYQTSSFSVTIKAGETVTISPVLQKNSSALPVYTLALIGGLLVVCLVIVLFVIRKKNP from the coding sequence ATGCTAATTGTCCCGCCGGTTCTTGCGGATATTCCCAAGACCGTGCCGGCAATAACGGATACAATGTCAATTGCATATCGCGGTAATGGCGGATACTATATTGGCAACACAATCATTCTGGATGGCAAGGATACCGCAGGAAACGTGACGTTGCTGAAAATCACCGGTCCGGGCCTGCCTGCTGAAGGGGTACCGCTCTATGACATGAATGGCCAGGCGGGTTCCGGGAACTCGGTTGATGTCAATTCAGACGGAACCTGGAAATTTGTCTGGTACACCGCAAATATCAATGGCATAGAAAAGTTGCAGACTGCACGCTACACCCTTTCCGCAACGGATCTTGCGAATCCGGATAATGTGGCTGCTACGTCTATCTTCTTGAAAAAGGCAGATTTCTCTGTTATCGCTTCGCCGGATACCCTGCAGAAAGGCGAGTACGTGGAACTGTCGGGAAATGCTGAGAACGGTGTCAGCACCGTACGTATTGATGTGACCGATCTTTCCGGCAATGTTCTCCGGACCTTTGAGTCTGCGGTAAGCGCATCGGGATACTTCAACAGTGGTTTCCATGCCGATATGTCTCCCGGACAGTATTACGTTGTGATAACCAACCCGGTGCTCAAAAAGTCGTCCCGTATCGTCCTGACCATTATCGGGCCTCAGCAGACCGGGTCCTCGGTCCTGACTACTCCGGTCCCCTCGCTGGTCATACCCGTGACGGCAATGCCGACAGCAGCAGTTTCCGGTATTCCTGCCGGAAGTACCGGAACCCTGACCATTACCTCAGTACCTTCCGGGGCAACAGTATCAGTTGATTCAAATCCAGCGGGAGTTACACCGGCTGTCCTGAGTAATCTCCCGGTCGGCACTCATCAGGTCGAGATCAGGAGTCCTGATTACCAGACCAGCTCCTTCTCCGTAACTATCAAAGCCGGCGAAACCGTAACCATATCTCCGGTGCTCCAGAAGAATTCCTCGGCATTGCCGGTCTATACGCTCGCACTTATTGGCGGTCTTCTGGTAGTCTGCCTGGTAATTGTTCTCTTCGTTATCAGGAAGAAGAATCCCTAA